From the genome of Parazoarcus communis, one region includes:
- the corA gene encoding magnesium/cobalt transporter CorA — MLINCTAYQHGRKLADLPISEISSYLHKQDCFVWVALKDATPDEMAQMKAAFGLHELAVEDANHGHQRPKVEEYDDEVFAVMHLVEEQEGKLAVGEVHTFVGRNYILSVRNRSQQNFLGVRARCEREPKMLVKGPGYVLYALMDAVVDRYFPLIEKLETDLEAMEERIFTKGAAPTNIRRLYRLKRKVTLLKHAVTPLMEAAGKLHSGRVPEVCSNSRHYFRDVYDHLTRLNASLDSIRDTIGTAIQVNLSMVTIDQTEVSKRLAAWAGIFAVATALAGIWGMNFSHMPELQWEYGYPAALIAIVLASAVLYWQFKRAKWL, encoded by the coding sequence ATGCTCATAAACTGCACTGCCTACCAGCACGGCCGCAAGCTGGCCGATCTCCCGATCAGCGAAATCTCCTCCTATCTTCACAAGCAGGACTGCTTCGTCTGGGTGGCGCTCAAGGATGCAACACCTGACGAGATGGCGCAGATGAAGGCAGCTTTCGGGCTGCATGAACTCGCAGTGGAAGACGCCAATCACGGTCACCAGCGCCCCAAGGTCGAGGAGTACGACGACGAGGTGTTCGCAGTCATGCACCTGGTCGAAGAGCAGGAAGGAAAGCTCGCCGTCGGTGAAGTGCATACCTTCGTCGGGCGAAACTACATCCTTTCGGTCCGCAACCGCAGCCAGCAGAACTTCCTCGGCGTCCGCGCGCGCTGCGAACGCGAACCGAAGATGCTGGTCAAGGGGCCTGGCTATGTGCTGTACGCGCTGATGGATGCGGTGGTCGACCGCTACTTTCCGCTCATCGAAAAGCTCGAAACCGATCTCGAAGCGATGGAGGAGCGGATCTTCACCAAGGGCGCTGCGCCCACCAACATCCGGCGTCTGTACCGGCTCAAGCGCAAGGTCACCCTGCTCAAGCACGCCGTCACGCCCTTGATGGAAGCGGCCGGAAAGCTGCACAGCGGCCGAGTCCCCGAGGTGTGCAGCAACAGCCGCCACTACTTCCGCGACGTGTACGACCACCTTACCCGCCTCAACGCATCGCTCGACAGCATTCGCGACACCATTGGCACGGCCATCCAGGTGAACCTGTCGATGGTCACCATCGATCAGACCGAGGTCAGCAAGCGTCTTGCGGCCTGGGCCGGTATCTTCGCCGTGGCAACCGCACTCGCCGGCATCTGGGGGATGAACTTCAGCCACATGCCCGAACTTCAGTGGGAATACGGCTACCCCGCCGCACTCATCGCGATCGTGCTGGCGTCGGCTGTTCTGTACTGGCAATTCAAGCGGGCAAAGTGGTTGTAG
- a CDS encoding class I SAM-dependent methyltransferase: MSAAPEIRPDQSVELLKALHILTRDGKLNQDSRRKLKQVYHLYNFIEPLLEEAFATSAEPVLVDHGAGKSYLGFILYDLFLKSRDKGKVIGIETRADLVKSSRALADKLGFRRMRFYDLSVEASITSDALPDRVDIVTALHACNTATDDAIRFALAKQAQFIVLVPCCQAEVAAILRQHKAESLSQTPLAEIWRHPIHTREFGSQITNVLRCLLLEAYGYSLTVTELVGWEHSMKNELIVARRTGAPRGNARERLAQILDQLNLGALTERFNY, encoded by the coding sequence ATGTCAGCTGCCCCCGAAATTCGCCCCGATCAATCCGTCGAGTTGCTCAAGGCGCTGCACATCCTCACTCGCGACGGCAAGCTCAATCAGGACAGCCGGCGCAAGCTGAAGCAGGTCTACCACCTCTACAACTTCATCGAGCCCCTGCTTGAAGAAGCCTTTGCCACCTCAGCCGAGCCCGTACTGGTCGACCACGGCGCAGGCAAGTCGTATCTGGGCTTCATCCTTTACGACCTGTTTCTCAAGTCCCGCGACAAGGGCAAGGTCATCGGCATCGAAACCCGAGCGGATCTGGTAAAGAGCTCGCGGGCGCTTGCCGACAAGCTGGGCTTCAGGCGCATGCGTTTCTACGATCTCTCGGTGGAGGCCTCGATCACGTCCGACGCCCTGCCCGACCGCGTCGATATCGTCACCGCACTGCACGCCTGCAATACCGCAACAGACGATGCGATCCGCTTCGCCCTCGCCAAGCAGGCCCAGTTCATCGTGCTGGTGCCGTGCTGCCAGGCCGAAGTGGCCGCCATCCTGCGCCAGCACAAGGCCGAATCGCTATCGCAGACGCCGCTCGCGGAAATCTGGCGCCATCCGATTCATACCCGTGAGTTCGGCAGCCAGATCACCAACGTGCTGCGCTGCCTGCTGCTCGAAGCGTATGGTTATTCGCTCACCGTGACAGAGCTTGTTGGCTGGGAACATTCGATGAAGAACGAGCTGATCGTTGCGCGCCGCACCGGCGCCCCGCGTGGCAATGCACGCGAGCGTCTCGCCCAGATCCTCGACCAGCTCAACCTCGGCGCGCTGACCGAGCGTTTCAACTACTGA
- a CDS encoding 3-deoxy-7-phosphoheptulonate synthase, with translation MPVAQTENLNILAVDDMPSPEQIKALVPLTDKAAASVLAGRRALMDILDRKDKRLFVVVGPCSIHDPVAGLDYARRLRALADEVAETMVLVMRVYFEKPRTSTGWKGYINDPYMNDSFRIDEGMEKARRFLLDVAETGLPIATEALDPIAPQFYGDLISWTAIGARTSESQTHREMASGLSTPVGFKNATDGDMDVAVNAIISAASPHSFLGVSGQGQSAILRTRGNKYGHAVLRGGGGRPNYDTVSISLAEQALVKAKLPVNIVVDCSHANSWKKPELQPLVMKDVVHQVREGNRSVVGLMIESNLEAGNQPIPADLSLLKYGCSVTDACVGWDTTVDMIKRADAELREALALRERTE, from the coding sequence ATGCCTGTCGCCCAGACCGAAAACCTCAATATCCTGGCTGTCGATGACATGCCGTCGCCCGAGCAGATCAAAGCGCTCGTGCCGCTCACCGACAAGGCCGCCGCCTCGGTGCTGGCCGGTCGCAGGGCGCTGATGGACATCCTTGACCGCAAGGACAAGCGCCTTTTCGTCGTTGTGGGTCCGTGCTCGATCCACGACCCGGTTGCCGGCCTCGACTATGCTCGCCGCCTGCGCGCGCTGGCGGACGAAGTCGCGGAAACGATGGTTCTGGTGATGCGGGTGTACTTCGAGAAGCCCCGCACCTCGACCGGATGGAAGGGTTACATCAACGACCCTTACATGAACGACTCCTTCCGTATCGACGAGGGCATGGAAAAGGCACGTCGCTTCCTTCTGGACGTCGCCGAGACCGGCCTGCCGATCGCCACCGAGGCGCTCGACCCGATTGCGCCGCAGTTCTACGGCGACCTGATCTCGTGGACCGCCATCGGCGCCCGGACATCCGAATCGCAGACGCACCGCGAGATGGCCTCGGGCCTGTCGACACCGGTCGGATTCAAGAATGCAACCGACGGCGACATGGATGTGGCAGTCAACGCCATCATCTCGGCGGCCAGTCCGCACAGTTTCCTCGGCGTCAGCGGACAGGGCCAGTCGGCCATTCTGCGCACCCGTGGCAACAAGTACGGCCATGCCGTCCTGCGCGGCGGTGGCGGACGCCCGAACTACGATACGGTATCGATCTCGCTGGCCGAGCAGGCGCTGGTCAAGGCCAAGCTGCCGGTCAACATCGTGGTCGACTGCTCGCACGCCAACTCCTGGAAGAAGCCCGAACTGCAGCCCCTGGTAATGAAGGATGTCGTCCATCAGGTGCGCGAAGGCAACCGCTCCGTTGTTGGCCTGATGATCGAAAGTAACCTCGAAGCCGGTAACCAGCCCATTCCTGCGGATCTGTCGCTGCTCAAGTACGGCTGCTCGGTCACCGACGCCTGCGTCGGCTGGGACACCACCGTAGACATGATCAAACGTGCAGATGCGGAACTGCGCGAGGCACTGGCTCTCCGGGAGCGCACTGAATGA
- the serB gene encoding phosphoserine phosphatase SerB — protein MSLVVQGLDVDNLALKSLAKLTGARAIEQITPQAFRLCGAQSDPGVPTHCAHAALDWAWVAEDRRLGDFGLFVTDMDSTLINIECIDEIADMQGLKAQVAEITEAAMRGELDFRESLTRRVALLRGLPEDALTKVYEQRLQLNPGAERLMRGLKQAGIRTMLVSGGFTYFTERLKQRLGFDYAWANELEVEGGYLTGRVTGDIVDGNAKAEHLERTRDALGLNAEQVICAGDGANDIPMFQAAGFGVAYRAKPVLRAEANCCFDHVGLDGILALFPA, from the coding sequence ATGAGCCTTGTCGTACAAGGGCTCGACGTTGACAACCTGGCCCTCAAATCGCTCGCCAAGCTGACCGGCGCGCGGGCGATCGAGCAGATCACGCCGCAGGCGTTTCGCCTGTGCGGTGCGCAGTCCGACCCCGGCGTGCCCACGCATTGTGCGCACGCCGCGCTGGACTGGGCCTGGGTTGCTGAAGATCGCCGGCTGGGCGATTTCGGCCTGTTCGTGACCGACATGGACTCGACGCTGATCAACATCGAGTGCATTGATGAGATCGCCGACATGCAGGGCCTGAAGGCTCAGGTTGCCGAGATCACCGAAGCCGCCATGCGCGGCGAGCTGGATTTTCGCGAATCGCTGACCCGCCGCGTGGCGCTGCTGCGTGGCCTGCCGGAAGATGCGCTGACGAAAGTCTACGAGCAACGGCTTCAGCTCAATCCAGGCGCCGAGCGCCTGATGCGCGGGCTCAAGCAGGCCGGCATCCGCACCATGCTGGTGTCGGGCGGCTTCACCTACTTCACCGAGCGCCTCAAGCAACGCTTGGGCTTTGACTACGCCTGGGCAAACGAACTCGAAGTTGAAGGTGGTTACCTGACCGGCCGGGTGACCGGCGACATCGTCGATGGCAATGCCAAGGCCGAGCATCTCGAGCGCACGCGCGACGCACTTGGGCTGAACGCCGAACAGGTGATTTGCGCGGGCGACGGCGCCAATGACATTCCGATGTTCCAGGCCGCAGGGTTTGGCGTCGCCTATCGTGCCAAACCGGTGTTGCGTGCCGAGGCGAACTGCTGCTTCGACCACGTCGGCCTTGACGGCATCCTGGCCTTGTTCCCTGCCTGA
- a CDS encoding M14 family metallopeptidase produces the protein MKISSSFDSGSIEVVSIEDPQNIRLRLRADNAADFRQWFHFRLHDAGGKPVRMVFENAADAAYPEGWPDYRCVAYYDRKNWFRVSGTCYENGELVVEHTPERDIIYYAYFEPYSHERHLELISWAEMSPYATVQNLGTSVEGRDLDVVVVGRPVAGRKPVWIIARQHPGESMAEWFIEGLLKRLLDSAEPVARKIREHAVLYIVPNMNPDGAVRGNLRTNAAGRNLNREWRTPDPLMSPEVHLVRQAMEETGCELFLDIHGDESLPYVFLATADEVPGFTTEMAAQQARFIEGLLAVSPDFQTEHGYVNGRFGEEMLTLASKWVAHRFGCVSLTLEMPFKDNANMPDGQTGWNGARSRRLGGAMLNPILSHVAAEG, from the coding sequence ATGAAGATCAGTTCCAGCTTCGATTCGGGCTCAATCGAAGTCGTCAGCATCGAGGATCCGCAGAACATCCGGCTGCGGCTGCGTGCGGATAACGCAGCGGATTTCCGCCAGTGGTTCCACTTCCGTCTGCACGATGCGGGTGGGAAGCCCGTGCGGATGGTGTTCGAGAACGCGGCGGATGCGGCCTATCCGGAAGGGTGGCCGGACTATCGCTGTGTTGCGTACTACGACCGCAAGAACTGGTTCCGGGTGTCCGGCACCTGTTACGAGAACGGCGAGCTCGTGGTCGAGCACACGCCCGAGCGCGACATCATTTACTACGCCTATTTCGAGCCGTATTCACATGAACGCCATCTGGAACTGATCAGCTGGGCGGAAATGTCGCCTTATGCAACCGTGCAGAACCTTGGCACGAGCGTGGAAGGGCGCGACCTCGATGTGGTGGTGGTCGGACGTCCGGTGGCGGGGCGCAAGCCGGTGTGGATCATTGCGCGCCAGCATCCGGGGGAGTCGATGGCCGAGTGGTTCATCGAGGGCCTGCTGAAGCGCCTGCTCGACAGCGCCGAACCGGTCGCACGCAAGATTCGCGAGCATGCAGTCCTCTACATCGTGCCAAACATGAACCCGGACGGTGCGGTGCGCGGAAACCTGCGCACCAATGCCGCCGGTCGTAACCTGAACCGCGAATGGCGCACGCCCGACCCGCTCATGAGCCCCGAAGTCCATCTGGTACGGCAGGCGATGGAAGAGACCGGCTGCGAACTCTTTCTCGACATCCACGGCGACGAGTCACTGCCCTATGTGTTCCTCGCCACCGCTGACGAGGTGCCCGGATTCACCACCGAAATGGCCGCGCAACAGGCGCGGTTCATTGAGGGCCTGCTGGCTGTCAGCCCGGACTTTCAAACCGAGCACGGTTACGTGAATGGACGCTTCGGCGAGGAAATGCTGACACTCGCCAGCAAGTGGGTGGCGCACCGTTTTGGCTGCGTGTCCCTGACGCTGGAGATGCCGTTCAAGGACAACGCCAACATGCCTGATGGACAGACCGGCTGGAACGGCGCTCGCAGCCGCCGCCTTGGAGGCGCAATGCTGAACCCGATCCTCAGCCACGTGGCGGCAGAAGGCTGA
- the yaaA gene encoding peroxide stress protein YaaA: MIFVISPAKALDYETPPVVATHSQPDFLDQASELIDILRQRTPAEVAQLMKLSDQLASLNVARYTSWTRPFSPDNAKQAVLAFNGDVYEGLDAASLSPADLDWAQAHLRILSGLYGVLRPMDLMQPYRLEMGTKLANAHGKDLYAFWGNRITDELNALLAREEEAGRERVLVNLASEEYFKSVRRKQLQGRVVTPVFEDWKAGRYKIISFYAKRARGLMSRYAITHRAEDVDALRKFDAEGYAFAAEASDADTWVFRRRVD, from the coding sequence ATGATCTTCGTCATCTCTCCCGCCAAGGCGCTCGACTACGAGACCCCCCCGGTTGTTGCCACTCACAGTCAGCCCGACTTCCTCGATCAGGCATCTGAACTGATCGACATCCTGCGTCAGCGCACACCGGCCGAGGTTGCCCAGCTGATGAAGCTTTCCGATCAGCTCGCCAGTCTCAACGTTGCCCGCTACACGAGCTGGACGCGTCCGTTTTCGCCCGACAACGCCAAGCAGGCGGTGCTGGCCTTCAATGGTGATGTGTATGAGGGGCTCGATGCGGCCTCGCTGTCACCCGCAGACCTGGATTGGGCGCAGGCGCATCTGCGGATCCTGTCCGGGCTGTATGGCGTGCTGCGGCCGATGGATCTGATGCAGCCCTATCGCCTCGAGATGGGCACGAAGCTGGCAAACGCGCACGGCAAGGATCTCTACGCCTTCTGGGGCAACCGCATCACCGACGAGCTGAACGCCCTGCTGGCGCGTGAAGAAGAGGCCGGACGCGAACGGGTGCTGGTGAATCTCGCGTCCGAGGAGTACTTCAAGTCGGTACGCCGCAAGCAGCTGCAAGGCCGGGTGGTCACTCCGGTGTTTGAAGACTGGAAGGCGGGGCGCTACAAGATCATCAGCTTCTATGCCAAGCGCGCGCGCGGCCTCATGAGCCGATATGCGATCACCCATCGTGCCGAGGACGTCGACGCCCTGCGCAAGTTCGACGCTGAGGGCTACGCTTTTGCCGCCGAGGCCTCGGACGCAGACACCTGGGTGTTCCGGCGACGCGTGGACTGA